The following are encoded in a window of Bacteroidales bacterium genomic DNA:
- a CDS encoding RNA-binding S4 domain-containing protein, producing MMEFELKPDTDYIELIKLLKALNIAESGAQAKNMVEDGLVELNGKSENRKRAKVRRGDEVKIFDYTIHVK from the coding sequence CTGATGGAATTTGAACTGAAACCGGATACGGATTACATTGAACTGATCAAATTGCTTAAGGCCCTGAATATTGCTGAGAGCGGTGCACAGGCTAAAAATATGGTAGAAGACGGCCTTGTGGAGCTTAATGGAAAATCTGAAAACAGAAAAAGGGCAAAAGTAAGGCGGGGGGACGAGGTGAAAATTTTTGATTATACAATTCATGTCAAATAA